In the Thermomicrobiales bacterium genome, GCTGATCGAACGCCACCTGGCGACGTTCCAGGCGATCGCGAGCGGAGACGCCACGGCGGGTGGCCCGATGGCCGGGTGGCCGCCCTCCGAACGGTTTCACTGGCTGACTGCGCCGCGCAGTACCATCATCCAGACCTCTCCGGTGCACGTCGGCACAACCGATAACCCGGAGGCGGTAGTTGAAACATTGCTCGATGAGCTCGTCCGCCGGAGCCACCACGACGGACGGACAGCACATAACGGAGGACAATGACATGATTCGACGATCCCCCCTGCGGCCGGATCCCAACGCGCTCTATGCCGACTGGGCGACAATCGTTGCGGCCGAAAAGGAGCAGGTCGAACGGCTGCGTGAGTGGCAGGAAGCCGATTATTACGCCCCGGTCGCTCACCATTTTCTGGACGATCCTCGCCGCCAGGGTGACCCGGTGCTGGACGCGCTGTTCGGCCTTGGCGGCCCGGGGACGCGCTGGCTCGATGTCGGCGCCGGGGGCGGACGCTACGCGCTGCCACTAGCCGCCTCTGGCCGGCCCGTCGTCGCGGTCGAGCCAAGCCCGGCGATGCGTGAGGTGCTTGACCAGGGCATGAGTCAGTACGACATCGGGGATATTGAAGTCATCCCCGGGCGCTGGCCAGCCTCGGCTGGTGGTATCGAGGTCGATGCCGCGCTGATGGCCCACGTTGGCTACGATCTGCCTGATATCGGCGACTTCCTCGATGCGTTCGAGGGCGCGACGCGCCACTGGTGCTGTGCGGTGACGATGGATCGCGCGCCATCGGGCGGCTTCGTCGACCTGTGGGAGGAAATCCACGGCGAGGAGCGGTATGTCCTGCCAGCCATGTGCGAGCTATTGCACGTGCTGCTGGCTCGCGGCGCAACGCCGGAAGTGCGCATCCTCGAGCGTCACATGCGGATGATGGACGAGAACGACCTGCGCGATAGCGCGCGGCGACGGCTCTGGCTCAGCGAGGGCTCCGAGAAGGACCAGCAACTGCAACGCAAGCTCGACGGGATGCTGGCACGAGGCGATCGCGACTGGGGATTCCCACGCGCGGTCGCGATGATCATCTGGCAGCCGCCGTCCGCTAGCCGGCAGTAGAGGGAGGGACGATGCGGATCGAGCAACGTCTGACAGAGATGGGACTGGTCCTGCCGCCACAAGTGCCAGTCGCGCTCCCCTTCCCCTGGGTGCGGGTCCACGAGAATCGCGCATTCATCTCCGGCCACGGCCCACAGTTGCCGGACGGCGCTCTGGCCGGCCCGTTCGGCAAGGTCGGTGATGATCTGACGTTGGAGCAGGGCTACCAGGCATCGCGGTTGACTGCGCTCGCGATACTCGGCAGCCTCCAGCGCGCCATCGGCGACCTCGATCGGGTGACCGCGTGGCTACGCGTGTTTGGAATGGTGAACGTCGCGCCCGGCTTCAACAACACTCCCGCTGTCATCAACGGATTTTCCGATCTGATCCTCGAGCTCTGGGGAGGCGAGGTCGGCCAGCACGCCCGCTCCGCCGTCGGCATGGCCGCCCTGCCCTTCGATATCCCGGTCGAGATCGAGGCGGAGGTTGAGATCGACGGGGGGTGATGTGGAAGAGATGGCCACCGGCGTGCCGTCGATAACGCGAGCGCGGTCTGGACGGCGTCCTCGCCGTGCTCGCGCCGAGCCAGCGGCCATCGACGTGTCACCCGTAGGCCATATACTGCGGCAGAGAGCATAGCGGTCGAGTAGCGAACGACGGGCCGAGCGCTGACCGCCCAACTCGATCGGTGGCGCAAGGGGTTCTGAACGCAACTGCACGCAGCGCCGGCACAAGGAGACACCATGAATATCTCTGCCGCTGATCTTCAGGTGATTGTTACTGCTGGGGCGGCCGGCATCGGCCTTGCCATCGCCACCACCTTCGCGGATGCCGGCGCCCGCGTCTTTGTGTGCGACATTGACCGCGACGCGCTCAGCGCGCTGCATTCCGCCCGTTCAGATATTGGAGTCGCGTACGCAGACGTGTCGAACCCTGATGACGTCGAGGCGATG is a window encoding:
- a CDS encoding methyltransferase domain-containing protein, which codes for MIRRSPLRPDPNALYADWATIVAAEKEQVERLREWQEADYYAPVAHHFLDDPRRQGDPVLDALFGLGGPGTRWLDVGAGGGRYALPLAASGRPVVAVEPSPAMREVLDQGMSQYDIGDIEVIPGRWPASAGGIEVDAALMAHVGYDLPDIGDFLDAFEGATRHWCCAVTMDRAPSGGFVDLWEEIHGEERYVLPAMCELLHVLLARGATPEVRILERHMRMMDENDLRDSARRRLWLSEGSEKDQQLQRKLDGMLARGDRDWGFPRAVAMIIWQPPSASRQ
- a CDS encoding DUF3037 domain-containing protein — protein: MRESADRSATSHGSPTGWYSYAIVRVVPRVERGECVNVGIILFAREQGYLAARIELDAERLRALDPAADLSLIERHLATFQAIASGDATAGGPMAGWPPSERFHWLTAPRSTIIQTSPVHVGTTDNPEAVVETLLDELVRRSHHDGRTAHNGGQ
- a CDS encoding RidA family protein; its protein translation is MRIEQRLTEMGLVLPPQVPVALPFPWVRVHENRAFISGHGPQLPDGALAGPFGKVGDDLTLEQGYQASRLTALAILGSLQRAIGDLDRVTAWLRVFGMVNVAPGFNNTPAVINGFSDLILELWGGEVGQHARSAVGMAALPFDIPVEIEAEVEIDGG